GTAGAGGGGGAGATTGCTAGCCCCCTTCCGAGAAGCAGGAAGGGACTGGCGCAGGTTTGTCGGCATAAATGGTGTGGAAAGGAAATCAATCGGGGAGGGGACGTCAACCTGCGCAACCGTTAGACCCCCAAATCAGGGCGAATAACCGGGGATTCGAGGGATATTTCTCCGCGTTATTTCGGATTCCAGTCCCGGGCAGCCACCTCATTCGATTCGGCGCCATGAAATCACGTCCAATCCCTTGTAGCTGGCGGCAAAGATCCATGGCTTTCCATCGGGCTTCTGATCCGTCAGCGAGAATTCCGTGAGGCGGATGCGTGAATCCCAGTGGGGGACGGATTGTGGAAGCACGACTTCACCAATGGCACATTGCTCGGGTAGCTCTCTAACAACATCGGGGGTTTGGGTCATAACGTGGCAAGGTGCATCGCGTCCGCGGCTGCGCAAATGAGAAAAGTCGCGCATCATTTCGGTGCTTTGACGGGTGAATAGGCAGCTACGCCGTCCCCTTCATATTGTGAAAAATCGGTGATTCTCCCGTTTTTCGTGGAGTGTGCTGTAGTTACATTGTGGGATCGCCAAAACCGCTCCTCGCGTGATGAAAAGCGTCACATCCCTCCGCCTGCGTTTCCTGATTGCCAGCTGTGTCGTCTCCCTGATCGGCACGGTTTGTGGGATCAGCCCGAAAATGGCCCTGACTCCTCCGGTCACCGGGCAGGAGGTGATGGATGAGGGGCCGGTGGCGGTCGATGGAAACCTTACCGTGGTGGGTTGCAGATCCGCTTCCCTCAAGGGGCGGAATTCCGGTGTCGTGAAGATCTACGATACGGCCAGTGGAAATCTCCTCCGGATGCTGACCAACCCGAAGCCGGGAAGTAACAACTTCGGAGCCAGCGTGGCTGTTTCCGGCGGGAAGATCGCGGTGAGCAATGGAGCTGATCTGGTCTATATCTTCGATCTTTCCTCGGCCGATCCGCAGGTGCCGCTTCATCTCATCCGGAGGCCATCCGACAGACATTACCTGGCGTTTGGCTCACCCATCGCGCTCTCAGGGAAGCATCTGGCAGTTGGCTCGGTCTTTCCCTATTTGGGCACTGACGAAAAAAGTTCGGTCTCCGTCTACGATCTGGAAGGCCCCGCTCCGGCGGTGCCGGTGATGACCATCTACGGCCCGCCTCCGCAGCACCCTAGCACTCCCGAATACTTCGGTTATTCCATCGCGATCTCGGGGGACCGGCTGGCTCTGGGCGCGCCCCGCCACAACAACAACAAGGGAGCAGCCTTCGTCTATAACCTTGCTCCGCCTTCGCCTGTGCCCGTGGCGGAGCTGTATCCGCCTGCGGGTAGTCCAGCCACGGCACTCTTTGGATGGGCGGTGGATATCGATGGCGGGACGGTGGCAGTAGGCCAGCCTGCCGATGCTGGCGGTCCCCTGGGAAAGGTTTTCCTTCATGATCTCGAGGCGGCGGATCCAAGCGTTGCCACAAGGGTCATCACCGATCCCTTGAGTTTCGCGAATGCCAAGTTCGGGCGCATGCTCGCGCTTTCAGGAGACTTGCTCGCAGTGACCGCGGATCATACCGTCGTGGATCCTTCCTACAGCGGGCGGGTGGAGGTCTATGATCTCTCCGTGTCCGATGGCGGGCCGCTTACCCTCAAGCCGGCGGTGCCGCATTCCCGTAGCTTTTATGGAGAGTCGCTTGATCTCTCGGGCTCGCGGCTGGTGCTGTCGGGCTATGGTAGGATCGAAGGTTATGATCTGGCGTCTAACAATCCCGGAGATCTTGCGCAGGTCTATCGCCATGCCTTGCCCGGCACGAGGGATCGCGCCGGGCAAGTGGTGGCGGTATCAGGATCGCGAGTCGCGGTAGCTGGCCGAAATGAAAGCTATCCCAGTGAGTCCCAACTCACGGTCTATGATCTCGCGAGTGAAACGCCGCAGGTTCCGTTGTTCAGCTTGTTAGAGTCCGGAGGAACCAGTTCCGTGCATTGGGGAATCGCCATGGAAGACAACCGGATGGCGGTGAGCATTTCGGGGAGAAAAGTCGCCAGGATCTATGATCTCGCTTCCTCGACTCCTTCCGTGCCTGTCCTCGAACTCACCGAGCCGACGGACTTCGTGTTTGGAGATACCTTGTCGCTTTCTGGCGGGAAGCTGGCAGTCGGTGCTCCCTCGTGGAACGGCCCGGAATTGAACTACTGCGGACGCGTTTATCTTTATGATCTGGAGGGATCTGAGCCGACCACACCGATCAGGGTTCTGGAAAATCCCGAGCCTTCCAGCAATGGATCTTTCGGTCTGCGGGTCGCGCTTTCCGGATCGAAATTGCTGGTGGGCGCTTCCAAGGATTCCACAGGTCTTTTTAGCCAAGGTCTGGCCTACCTGTTCGATCTTTCCAACGGGACACCGTTGGCGCCGGTGCATGTCTTCCGCCCGGAAACCCCGGTGAAATTCGGTTACTTCGCAGCCAGTCTCGCGCTTGAGGGAGACACGGTAGCCTTGAGCGACGAGAAGCATGGCCACGTCCTTGTTTACGATGTGTCCGGTCCCGGAGTCGTGGCGCTTCATACCTTCTCGCCATTTGCTCCGGACGATTCTTTCAGCAAACTCGGCGGCAGCACCCTGGCCTTGTCCGGGGGACGGCTCGCCGTCTCCGATCGGGAACCGGACTATTCCAGCGCCGGGACGGCCCGGGTGTATGACTTGAGCGAAGCAGATCCCGAAGCTGCGGTGAAGCAGTTGGATTCGGCGACTCCGGGTGCCATGCGAGAGTTCGGCTTCTCGATCGCAATCGATGGCGATCTCGTCGTGGTGGGCGCACCGGGTGACGACGGTATCACTTATGACAATGGTGCGGCGGATGTCTTTGATCTCTCCGCGGGGCCGAATCCTCCTTTTTCATTGTGGGCGGCGCAGGCTTCCCTCATCGGGGAAGATGCGGAGGAAGGCGCTGCACCGGATGGGGACGGCATCGTGAATCTTTTGAAGTATGCCTTCAATCTTCCCGCGGATGGCGGTCACCGCTTTCTCACGCCGGGCAGCGGCACTTCCGGACTACCAGCTTCGGGCCTGATGACGAAAGATGGCTGCAGGATTTTCCGCATGGAGTATTTGCGGCGCAAGAATAGCAATCTTACCTATACCCCGGTGATTTCCTCTTCTCCGGGCGATGCCGGCGCCTCTTCTCCCGTGGAACCGGCACTCTTTTTCGATATCGACGCCCAGTGGGAGCGGGTGATCGTGGAACATCCGGTGGACCCTTCATTGCAACCCTCGCTCTTCGGATGGGTGGAAGTCCATTCGCCCTGAACAATCTCCTCGTCGCGTGCCCGTTGCCGGACGATGTGTCGAAACCCCCTCCTGATTTTGATGGCTGGCAAGATGTGATCCCTTATCTTGATCCGCCGCTTCTCACCTCACTCAAGATGACCATCCAAGCTCCTTTCCGAAGACATCCTGTGCTGCGCCCGGGCGCCTTAGCTCCCCTCGCCGGCGCCCTGCTGTTTGGCGGATTCGTTCCGGGGATTTGCTTGGCAGATTCCGCGGCGGTCTTGGTGAAGGACATCAGGCAGGCCGCTCCTTTCGCCCGGGAAACCGAATCGCTCTACCGCGTCGGGGATAAGATCTTCTTCTTCGCCGCGGATGCCGTCCATGGCCAGGAACTCTGGGTGACCGATGGAAGTGCGGAGGGAACGCACATGGTGAAAGACCTGTCTGCCGGAAATACCGAGAGCTCGACCGGCGTGACCATGCTGGGCCAGACCAAGGGCTTGCTCATCTTCAATCTCAACGCCGGTGGAGTCTGGCGCAGTGACGGGACGGCGGAAGGCACCTTCATGATCTCGCGGGCGAAGGTGTTGCGTTCTCATCTCGCACTCGGGATTTTCTGGTTCGAGGCGGAGGCTGACCTTGTCCAGGGAATCAAGGGAGGTCTGTGGCGCAGTGACGGCACGGAGGAGGGTACGTACCCGCTGCCAGCACCCGTGCAGGCGGGGCCGGCAATCGATCCCTCCACGGTGATCATCAATCCTCCGACCGGCCCGGAGGTTCCCCAAGGGTCGCGCTTTGTCGCCATCGGGGATTCCATCTATTTCCGGACGGAAAACTACCACATTCTCGGATTCAACGAGACCACGGGAATTGCCACCGACTTCGGTATCCATCTTCCCACTTGGGATCTGCGGGCCGGAGGGAGTTGGGCCTCGGCAACCACAGGGTTCTCAACCCACCGCATGGCATGGCATGCCTTCCGGGGTGATGGCCAAGGTTTTGTCGATCTGGCACCCAGCCAGGAGTGGAGTTCAGTGCGCTGCGCCGGTGCCTTGGGAGATATCCATTTCGTAGTGGTCCGGGCGGCGTCCGACAACCGCTGGTCGCTGTGGCGCAGCGACGGGACTCCGGCCGGTACCTGGATGGTGAAGCCCTTGCCTGATTCCCAAGCTTCTCCGGTGCCCTTCGGCTTTGCTTCGGCCAACGGAAAGATTTTCTTTGTCACCGATGACGAGCGCAAGGGAAGCGAGCCTTGGGTAACCGACGGTACCGCGGAAGGCACCATGCTTTTGAAAGAAGTCCGGAAGGGAAAATTCGGATCTCAGGTGAAGGGCTTCCGCGTTTCGGGGGACAGCGTTTATTTCGGTGCGAGCGATGGTTCGAGGCTGTCCCTCTGGAAGAGCGATGGCACGCCCAAGGGAACGGTGCGCTTCCTCACATCCCCGAAGGATGTCCAGCTGAAGGGGCTGCTGGACCAAGGGGCGTTGCCCGTTGTACTGGACGATGTGCTCTATTTTTCTGCTGCCCGCCACAAGTCGGGATCGCAGCAGGGGCCCTTGGGGTTGTGGCGGAGTGATGGTACCAATGCCGGCACTTACCCGCTGACCGGAGGAGACTCGGGAAACTCCCGGCCTTACGATTCCGATATCGCCAACGGGATTCAGGCCGTCGGTGACTCCGTGATTTTCCGCGCGTGGGACAGCGAGGCCGGAGTGCTCTGGAAGAGTGATGGGACGGAAGCCGGAACTTATCCGCTCGAAGCCGATCCCAAGAAGCCCACTGCCGATTGGGGGGCGAGAAATCTCTGCAATCTGGGCGACCAGATTCTCTTCGTGAACATGGAGTCTTCCGGGAAGAAGCGGAGGACGCTCTTCACCAGCGATGGCGGCCAGCTCTCGGCAACGCTGATTCCAGGTATTCCCGCGAAGAGCTATCCGACCGGCATCACGAATATGATCCGCGCCGGTGAATGGGCCTACCTTCACACCGAGCGTCATGTGTGGGCGACGGGCGGGGACAAGCAGAGCACTTTCAAGCTCGTGGACATCGCCAAGCTCGATGGGAAGATCGAGGCAGATACCATGAGAACCCTTGGCGGGGACTTGGTGTTCTCGACCGGCTCCCTGTGGAAGGCCAGCGCGGATACGAAGACCGTGGAGATGCTCGTTGATTCGAGCGCCCTGAGCTTCATTCCCATCAATCTGACCGTGGTCGACGAGACCCTGTATTTCAGCGGTTGGAAGCAGGGTTCCTTCCAGCTTTGGAAGAGTGATAGTACTGCCCAAGGGACCGCGATGGTGACGGACCAGATCGGAATTGCCGGAGAGTTGTCGAATTTCACCGCGGCTGGGGGCTACCTGTGGTTCACTTTCAAGCCGAGCAACAGTGTTCTGCAGCTCTGGCGCAGCGACGGAACCGGCGCGGGGACCTCCATGGTGGCGACCGTCCCCGTGGAGTTCGGAATGCCAAGCGAGGGCCCCGGCGGCCGCCTTCTCTTCCGCGCATGGACTTCGCCCACCGGCGTTGAACTCTGGATAAGCGATGGCACCGCCGAGGGCACGGGATTGGTAAAGGACATCGACGAAGGAGGCGGCTCCTCGATGATTTCGAAAGCCACGCGGGTGGGGGATCACGCTTACTTCGCAGCCACGCACCCGGTCCACGGTCGCGAACTCTGGAAGACTGATGGCACGCCGGAAGGAACGGTGCTGGTATCCGATCTCACCGGTGATGCCGGCTCTTCATCGCCACATCATCTCGTGGTCGCCGGATCAAAACTGTTCTTCGACGCAACCACTGCCGAGGCAGGTCGCGAAGTTCACGTGATCGATGTCTCGGAGGATCTCGCGGAGTAGTAGTAAGTGTCTCTTCGTGAGAGAAATGGTGACCCATTAGAGGATTACTAGGCGAAATGCAATCACAATGAGATTACATTGTGATTGCATTGATGGGGGATTTTTCATCTTTCCCGGGAAATGCTCCTCCAAAATCCAGAACATGACGCCGCAACGAGGCCCGATTGGCCCTCCTCATACTCTGAGAAAAGTTATGTAAAGCGAATCTCTAGGGGCGCCCTTCCGGCTTGGTTGATCCTCGCTGGGATGATGCAAGGCCAGACACTCCCGGAGCCTGTGCAGAATGCCAAGCTGACGCCGGACCGGCTGTTCGGACGTCCGGAGCAGTTCACGGCGGCCCTAGCGAAGATCTTCTTCGTGGCCGTGAATACTAGCCAGGGGGCGGAACTCTGGTGCAGTGATGGCACTGCGAATGGAACTGGCCCGGTGAAGGACATTTATCCCGGCCGCGGCTCTTCATTACCGGAAATGTTGGTCGCGAAGGGTGCGGCGATTTTTTTCGTGGCGGACGATGGCGTCCATGGCCGCGAATGGTGGACCAGCGATGGCACGGAAGTCGGCACCCGCATCGTTGCCGATCTAACAGAAGGTGTCCGATCGTCGGATTTCTCCGCTGCGATCCTTGTAGGGACCAAGCTTTGGTTCTTCGCCGCCTCCGCAACGGTCGAAGGCGAGTTCGAACTCTGGACCAGCGATGGCACCGATGCTGGCACCCAGCCGGTGGCGGAAGGTTTCCGGTGTCCGGCCAATCTCACGCCCTATGGTGATGGGGTGGCCTTTACGCAAGACGAAGGCCTCGATAGCGCAAGGAAGCAGCTCTGGAAAAGTGATGGCACCCTGGCTGGCACCGCTTTCATCCAGTCTTTCGCGGTGGGCCAGGGAAGCGTCGATTCCCTCACGCAGGTAGGAAACGACCTGTTCTTCGCAGTCAGGGCGGGTCGGCCGACGTATGTGTCGGATACACGCCTGTGGAAGACCGATGGGACCACGGCCGGCACCGTCGACCTTCACCAGTTCAGCGCCTCAAATAGCTATGACGGCTTCCTGAGATCCCTGACGGCATTTGGAGACAAGCTGCTATTTGCGGGCAGTGACAGCGCTACCGGCACCGAACTCTGGATCAGTGACGGGACCGTCGCCGGTACCGCGCTCCTGAAGGACATGACACCTGGCGAGGATAACTCAGAGCCCCAGCTCATCGGTCAGATGGGAGGTAAGTTCTACCTGAAAGCAGACGGCCTGCCTTGGGTTAGCGATGGCACTGCCGAGGGAACCGTCCGGATGGGGGAGTTCGTCCCGCAGAACGGTTCTCCCCGGATCTCCTTGGGTTCTACGATCGCCTACTTCGACTATGCGGACCCGTCTTTGGGCCTCTGGAAGACCGATGGCACCTTGACGGGCAGTGGCCGCTTGCCTTCGGCAAAGGCAACCGTGACCGGTGGCTTCTGGCGGGGCGAACGTGTCGTCGTCGGTGACGATCTCTATCTTGGTGGCTATGAAGACGACAAGGGCACGAAGCTCTGGCGTCTTCCTGCTGCCACCGGGGTTCCTGTGCTTTTGGAAGCCTTCAAGCCGGGAACATGGGAGATTGATCGAGATCTTTTGATTTCGAATCCGGAAACGGCGGTGATCGGAAACAAGGTACTGTTCGCCTCCGAGGACAAACGCTTCCTCTGGTCCAGTGATGGCAGACGCAAGGGGACCAAGCGCATCATGCGGATCCCGGGTTACCTGCATGAGGGCACCCCCACGGAAGCCAATTTCATGGTTCACAATGAGACGCTTTATTTCGTCACGGCCACCGGCAGCAGCAAGCATCAGCTGGCATGGACGGACGGCAGTTCCCGCGGATCCGGGGCGACAGGACTCATGAATTTCCAAGCGCGGGAGACTCCCGCATTCCTGCGCGCGGGGCTCGGCGAACATTTGTATTTCTCTCCACTTGCCGGGGACCTTGCGGACTCCTTGCGAGTCGCGGGAGGAGGGATCAAGGCTCCTCGTGCGGTGAAGCCGGATCAGGAAGCTGCTGTGCCCGCCAGCGAGGCCTACGTGTTCAGCTACTCGCCGGATTCTGAAATTCCGGAGCAACTCTGGGTCTGCGATGGCTCGCGGGAGGGAACCAAGCCGCTTGTGCTGGATCCGCCTGTCTATTATCCGGTGGTGCGTGGGAAGGTAGAAGGCCTGACCTACTTCACCGCCAGCACGGATGCGGACGGCTACGGACTCTGGGTGACCGGTGGAACCGTCGAAAGCACACGGCTGGTGAAGGATCTCTCCCCGGGAGTTCTCGGCGAAATGCTGTATTTCGGCGCATTCGTCGAATTCAAGGGTGAGGCTTACTACCTGATGCAGGTGGATGATGTGCTTGGCTTCTGGCGAAGCAATGGCACCACGGCGCGTACGAGCTTGGTCAAGGAGTTGCCTTTCCGGGCGGGTGATCTGACACGCCACGCACCCTCCTTCGCGGTGTTGAACGACGTGCTTTATCTCAATGGCCGGGTCGACGGAGGCGGGTATGAATTGTGGAAGAGCGATGGAACCGCGGTGGGCACGGTGCCGGTAGCGGATGTCCATCCGGGCTACAATGGCTCGGATCCCAGGGATCTCACCGCAGGGATCAATGTGCTCTACTTCACTGCTGATGACGGGCTGCATGGACGGGAGTTGTGGCAGAGCGATGGCACGGCGGAAGGCACCCGCATGGTTGCGGACCTGACAGATGGAGACGGTCTATCCGCTGATCCGGTGGGTCTGTCCCGCAGCTCGGAAAAGCTCTTCTTCCTTTCCAGGCTGCCGGGGATCGGCAGGCGCATGCATGTTATGAATCTGGAGTGATCCGTAGATGAGGAAAGGCGAACTCCCCTGCGGGTTCGCCTTTCGTCTGCCCATCCATGCAGGCTTGGCGAGATGACTCTTGCCTGACCATGATCGCCGTGCTGCCGGTCAGTGACGTGTCGCCACTCCGCCCGGCATTTGAATTTGGTTTTCGTTCTCTTCCACTATGCATTTTCGTGCCCTGCTGCTGGCGGCGCTTTCCGGCCTTTCTTCCCTATCCTTCGGGGAGAACACCCCGCGATTGGTCCGCGATGTCAATCTCATGCCCATGAAGGGCGGAGACATCTGGAACCCCTTTTCCCATTCTCCCCAGAAGATGGTGCGGGTGGGCGATGTGATTTACTTCGCGGCATCTGACATCGTGCATGGCAGGGAGTTGTGGAAGACCGACGGGACGGAGGCTGGCACCGTGGTGGTGACTGATCTTCGCCCGGGGTACTGGAGCAGTTCACCGGGGAATCTCACGGCTTTCGGAGATCGCTTGTTCTTCTCCGCCGATCACGACGGGCTCAACGGGGATTCCTTTTGGACAAGCGATGGCACGCCAGAGGGAACGGTAATCTTGGAAGGATTCGCAGGCGGAGCAGCGGCGGGTGATCTTTCCCTGTTTGAGGGAAGCGGGGGAAAGCTGTTCTTCAGAAAGCTTGCGGTCGGCTCTGGCGGGAGTGCCGGATTCTTCGCGTGGGACGGCACGGCAGCCGGGCCGGTTGAATTGAATGGGCCTCCTTCGGCCCGCCCCTTCCAGTCCTATGATGGGAAAAAGCTCTCCTTCGTCCCGGGAACCCTGATGTTTGCCAGCGGGCCGGATCTCTGGCAGAGCGACGGCACAGTGGCCGGGACGGTGAAGGTGGCGAGCCTTCCCGGCGGCCAAGGATCTTTGGAGCTGCTGGAAATCGCGGGGGACACCCTGTTTCTTTCCCGTCTCCCGACCGGCGGCGTAGTAAGGGAATTCTGGAAGCATGTGAGAGGTAGCAACCAGCTTGAAAACGTACAAGCGGGTGGGGCAGGCGGGCTGACTTTTGATAGATCGGTATCGCCCGTGACTTGCGTCGCGGACGGCAAGCTCTTCGTCGTGGCCCGGCAAGGCACTTCCCCTCGGAAATTGTGGGTGAGCGATGGCGCGGCGGGCGGTATGCGGCCTGTCGAGGATGTCCGTGGCATGGGCTATGGAAATCCGGAGCAACTCACCGCCGTA
This portion of the Luteolibacter luteus genome encodes:
- a CDS encoding FG-GAP repeat protein, whose translation is MKSVTSLRLRFLIASCVVSLIGTVCGISPKMALTPPVTGQEVMDEGPVAVDGNLTVVGCRSASLKGRNSGVVKIYDTASGNLLRMLTNPKPGSNNFGASVAVSGGKIAVSNGADLVYIFDLSSADPQVPLHLIRRPSDRHYLAFGSPIALSGKHLAVGSVFPYLGTDEKSSVSVYDLEGPAPAVPVMTIYGPPPQHPSTPEYFGYSIAISGDRLALGAPRHNNNKGAAFVYNLAPPSPVPVAELYPPAGSPATALFGWAVDIDGGTVAVGQPADAGGPLGKVFLHDLEAADPSVATRVITDPLSFANAKFGRMLALSGDLLAVTADHTVVDPSYSGRVEVYDLSVSDGGPLTLKPAVPHSRSFYGESLDLSGSRLVLSGYGRIEGYDLASNNPGDLAQVYRHALPGTRDRAGQVVAVSGSRVAVAGRNESYPSESQLTVYDLASETPQVPLFSLLESGGTSSVHWGIAMEDNRMAVSISGRKVARIYDLASSTPSVPVLELTEPTDFVFGDTLSLSGGKLAVGAPSWNGPELNYCGRVYLYDLEGSEPTTPIRVLENPEPSSNGSFGLRVALSGSKLLVGASKDSTGLFSQGLAYLFDLSNGTPLAPVHVFRPETPVKFGYFAASLALEGDTVALSDEKHGHVLVYDVSGPGVVALHTFSPFAPDDSFSKLGGSTLALSGGRLAVSDREPDYSSAGTARVYDLSEADPEAAVKQLDSATPGAMREFGFSIAIDGDLVVVGAPGDDGITYDNGAADVFDLSAGPNPPFSLWAAQASLIGEDAEEGAAPDGDGIVNLLKYAFNLPADGGHRFLTPGSGTSGLPASGLMTKDGCRIFRMEYLRRKNSNLTYTPVISSSPGDAGASSPVEPALFFDIDAQWERVIVEHPVDPSLQPSLFGWVEVHSP
- a CDS encoding ELWxxDGT repeat protein, producing the protein MADSAAVLVKDIRQAAPFARETESLYRVGDKIFFFAADAVHGQELWVTDGSAEGTHMVKDLSAGNTESSTGVTMLGQTKGLLIFNLNAGGVWRSDGTAEGTFMISRAKVLRSHLALGIFWFEAEADLVQGIKGGLWRSDGTEEGTYPLPAPVQAGPAIDPSTVIINPPTGPEVPQGSRFVAIGDSIYFRTENYHILGFNETTGIATDFGIHLPTWDLRAGGSWASATTGFSTHRMAWHAFRGDGQGFVDLAPSQEWSSVRCAGALGDIHFVVVRAASDNRWSLWRSDGTPAGTWMVKPLPDSQASPVPFGFASANGKIFFVTDDERKGSEPWVTDGTAEGTMLLKEVRKGKFGSQVKGFRVSGDSVYFGASDGSRLSLWKSDGTPKGTVRFLTSPKDVQLKGLLDQGALPVVLDDVLYFSAARHKSGSQQGPLGLWRSDGTNAGTYPLTGGDSGNSRPYDSDIANGIQAVGDSVIFRAWDSEAGVLWKSDGTEAGTYPLEADPKKPTADWGARNLCNLGDQILFVNMESSGKKRRTLFTSDGGQLSATLIPGIPAKSYPTGITNMIRAGEWAYLHTERHVWATGGDKQSTFKLVDIAKLDGKIEADTMRTLGGDLVFSTGSLWKASADTKTVEMLVDSSALSFIPINLTVVDETLYFSGWKQGSFQLWKSDSTAQGTAMVTDQIGIAGELSNFTAAGGYLWFTFKPSNSVLQLWRSDGTGAGTSMVATVPVEFGMPSEGPGGRLLFRAWTSPTGVELWISDGTAEGTGLVKDIDEGGGSSMISKATRVGDHAYFAATHPVHGRELWKTDGTPEGTVLVSDLTGDAGSSSPHHLVVAGSKLFFDATTAEAGREVHVIDVSEDLAE
- a CDS encoding ELWxxDGT repeat protein, yielding MMQGQTLPEPVQNAKLTPDRLFGRPEQFTAALAKIFFVAVNTSQGAELWCSDGTANGTGPVKDIYPGRGSSLPEMLVAKGAAIFFVADDGVHGREWWTSDGTEVGTRIVADLTEGVRSSDFSAAILVGTKLWFFAASATVEGEFELWTSDGTDAGTQPVAEGFRCPANLTPYGDGVAFTQDEGLDSARKQLWKSDGTLAGTAFIQSFAVGQGSVDSLTQVGNDLFFAVRAGRPTYVSDTRLWKTDGTTAGTVDLHQFSASNSYDGFLRSLTAFGDKLLFAGSDSATGTELWISDGTVAGTALLKDMTPGEDNSEPQLIGQMGGKFYLKADGLPWVSDGTAEGTVRMGEFVPQNGSPRISLGSTIAYFDYADPSLGLWKTDGTLTGSGRLPSAKATVTGGFWRGERVVVGDDLYLGGYEDDKGTKLWRLPAATGVPVLLEAFKPGTWEIDRDLLISNPETAVIGNKVLFASEDKRFLWSSDGRRKGTKRIMRIPGYLHEGTPTEANFMVHNETLYFVTATGSSKHQLAWTDGSSRGSGATGLMNFQARETPAFLRAGLGEHLYFSPLAGDLADSLRVAGGGIKAPRAVKPDQEAAVPASEAYVFSYSPDSEIPEQLWVCDGSREGTKPLVLDPPVYYPVVRGKVEGLTYFTASTDADGYGLWVTGGTVESTRLVKDLSPGVLGEMLYFGAFVEFKGEAYYLMQVDDVLGFWRSNGTTARTSLVKELPFRAGDLTRHAPSFAVLNDVLYLNGRVDGGGYELWKSDGTAVGTVPVADVHPGYNGSDPRDLTAGINVLYFTADDGLHGRELWQSDGTAEGTRMVADLTDGDGLSADPVGLSRSSEKLFFLSRLPGIGRRMHVMNLE